Proteins encoded by one window of Pempheris klunzingeri isolate RE-2024b chromosome 14, fPemKlu1.hap1, whole genome shotgun sequence:
- the slc37a4b gene encoding glucose-6-phosphate exchanger SLC37A4b, producing the protein MGATGYGYYRVAIFLCMFIGYSLYFFNRKTFSFVMPSVMEEIELDKDDLGLITSSQTMAYAISKFISGVLSDQISARWLFSIGLFLVGGINVAFAWSSTVPMFALLWFINGLGQGCGWPPCGKVLRKWFEPSQFGTWWSVLSCSMNLAGSLGPILVTVLLHYYDWRAILTMSGIFCAAFSFVCLVFVKNEPKDVGLPSIEAAAKKGAKGGNSESTLKEFLLSPFLWVLSLGYLVVFGVKTAATDWGQLFLMQEKGQTALMGSTYMSALEVGGFAGSLASGFLTDRAVARQGLGTHGNPRHGLLIVMMACMYVSMYLFRVTITPEIPQEAPLWFQVIHPVSVLIGVSEKEIWILFLGAVFGFSSYGPIALFGVIASESAPSNFCGTSHAVVALMANVGAFMAGLPFSTIAKRYSWDMAFWIAEVVMAVATIGFFLVRNMRTKMGRIAVKTD; encoded by the exons ATGGGGGCCACAGGCTACGGCTACTACCGCGTCGCcatcttcctctgcatgttcaTCGGCTACTCGCTGTACTTCTTCAACAGGAAGACCTTCTCCTTCGTCATGCCCTCTGTGATGGAGGAGATCGAACTGGACAAGGATGACTTGG GTTTGATCACCAGCAGCCAGACCATGGCCTATGCCATCAGTAAGTTCATCAGTGGCGTACTGTCGGATCAGATCAGCGCCCGCTGGCTTTTCTCCATCGGCCTCTTCTTGGTGGGGGGCATCAACGTGGCCTTCGCCTGGTCCTCCACCGTGCCCATGTTCGCATTGCTGTGGTTCATCAACGGCCTGGGACAAGGCTGTGGCTGGCCCCCGTGTGGGAAGGTGCTGCGCAAG TGGTTTGAACCCTCCCAGTTTGGAACCTGGTGGTCTGTGCTGTCCTGCAGTATGAACCTGGCCGGGAGTCTGGGTCCGATCCTGGTCACAGTGCTCCTGCACTACTACGACTGGAGGGCCATCCTGACCATGTCGGGCATTTTCTGTGCTGCCTTCTCATTTGTTTGTCTGGTGTTTGTAAAGAATGAGCCGAAGGACGTGGGCCTGCCCAGCATCGAGGCAGCAGCCAAGAAGGGGGCTAAGGGAG GCAACAGTGAGAGCACCCTGAAGGagttcctcctctctcccttcctgtgGGTGCTGTCTCTGGGCTACTTGGTGGTGTTTGGGGTGAAGACAGCCGCCACTGACTGGGGACAGCTGTTCCTCATGCAGGAGAAAGGCCAGACTGCTCTCATGG GCAGTACCTACATGAGTGCCTTGGAGGTGGGAGGTTTTGCTGGCAGCCTTGCGTCAGGCTTCCTCACTGACAGAGCTGTAGCTCGG CAAGGCCTGGGCACCCACGGCAACCCTCGCCATGGCCTGCTCATCGTCATGATGGCCTGCATGTATGTGTCCATGTACCTCTTCAGAGTCACCATCACACCTGAAATCCCACAG GAGGCTCCACTTTGGTTCCAAGTCATCCATCCTGTCTCTGTTCTCATTGGTGTGTCAGAAAAAGAG ATCTGGATCCTCTTCCTCGGTGCTGTGTTTGGATTTTCCTCTTATGGACCAATTGCCTTGTTCGGGGTGATAGCCAGTGAAAGTGCTCCTTCCAATTTTTGTGGAACCTCCCATGCTGTTGTAGCTCTGATGGCTAATG TGGGAGCCTTTATGGCGGGGCTTCCCTTCAGCACTATTGCCAAACGGTACAGCTGGGACATGGCTTTCTGGATAGCCGAGGTGGTCATGGCCGTCGCCACCATTGGCTTCTTCCTTGTACGCAACATGCGAACCAAAATGGGACGCATCGCAGTGAAAACGGACTAA